Proteins co-encoded in one Grus americana isolate bGruAme1 chromosome 12, bGruAme1.mat, whole genome shotgun sequence genomic window:
- the SERTM2 gene encoding serine-rich and transmembrane domain-containing 2: protein MTDIYFKFRGNLTGRVHFPTLATEVDTTADKYSSLYVYVGLFLTLLAILLILLFSMLLRLKHVISPITTSPETTENIQQFTDVEMHSRIPTT, encoded by the coding sequence ATGActgacatttatttcaaattccGTGGAAACCTGACTGGCCGTGTCCACTTTCCAACTCTGGCTACAGAAGTAGACACAACAGCAGATAAATATTCCAGCCTCTACGTGTACGTGGGCTTGTTCCTAACACTTCTGGCTATCCTTCTCATATTGCTTTTCTCCATGCTCTTGCGCCTGAAGCACGTTATTTCCCCAATCACCACGTCTCCAGAGACCACTGAGAACATCCAGCAGTTCACAGATGTGGAAATGCACAGCAGGATTCCTACCACTTAG